A window of Roseburia hominis A2-183 genomic DNA:
TTAAAGCAGAATCAGAATGAAGGGAAAATATCGGCGTTTCTCACGATTGAGAACGGTTCTCTGATTGATGGGAAAATGGACAAAATCCGGGAAATTTACGATCTCGGCGTAAGACTTGTGACACTGACCTGGAATGACGACAACTGTCTGGGACACTGCCATTCCCAAAAGCCGGAGGAGATGAGCCGTGGGCTGACCGGATTTGGAAAAGAGGCAGTGCGCTATATGCAGGAACTGGGAATCTTAGTCGACGTCTCCCATTTATCCGACGGAGGTTTCCGGGATGTCGCAGAAGCGTCCCGGCGAAGCGGCGTGCCATTCGTGGCATCACATTCCAACTGCCGGGCACTGGCGCCGGCAACGCGCAATCTTACTGACGCAATGATCCGCGAACTGGCAGAGTGTGGCGGAGTGGCGGGACTGAATCTGGAACCGACCTTTCTGAATGAGGACGAGACGGATAAGGTCAGCCGTATCGAGCGCATCTGCGACCACGCAATGCATCTGATTGACAGGGGCGGTATCGAATGTGTGGGACTCGGCACGGACTTTGACGGAATCTCAGGCGAATTTGAGATCAGTGACTGCACGAAGCTGCCGCTGCTTTTCGATGCGCTGCGAAAGAGAGGACTCTCCGAAGACGCCGTGGAGCAGATTGCCTATCAGAACACGGCGCGCGTGATTCGGGACGGCATGAGATAGAAAAGTCATGTACATGGAAGATATCGCCTGTTGCAGCGGGAAATCACCTTGCGGGGAAGGAAAATATCGTTTATACTTTTTGGTGGCTTCATTATAGTAAAAAGAGGAATTAAGATGAGAAGACGAATGGAAATCAATCACCATAGAACATACAGGGGAAAAGCGGCGGTGTTTTTGCTTGTGACAGCCGCGCTTCTTGCCGGATGTGCGAATGAGCGCACGGAGGATGAGCTTTCCTACCGCAAGATTGGCATAGAGAGCATGCAGAGCGGGGATTATGAGGGGGCACTGGCGGCATTTGACGGAGCGCTTGCGTGCTGCACCGGAAAAATTACCGATCTGGAGATCGACATCTGCTATTACAAGGCGGCAGCCCAGTATGCCGCACAGGACACTGAGGGAGCACTTGAGACGTACAACGCCATGATTGATTATGACGGGAAGAACGCCAATGCTTACTATCTGCGCGGATGTTTAAAGCTTGGCACCGGGGATACGGACGGGGCGAAGCAGGATTTTGCGGACGCGGTCAAGTATAACCATTCGGATTATGAACTTTATATCAATATTTACAAGAATCTTGCCGCCTATGATCTGGCGGAGGACGGCACGGCGTACTTAAACGACGCGTTTTCCATCAAGGGAAATGATGCGGAAAGTCTTGCATACAGAGGGGAGATTTACTACCTGCTGGGGCAGTATGACAACGCAATCAAAGAATTGACGTCCGCGATCGATGCAGGCAGTGCAGCGGCGAACCTGACGCTTGCGCAGGTATATGAGGCACAGCAGGACACGGCGAACGCGCAGACGTATTATCAGGCTTATGTGGATGCGGGTGTCGCGGATTCGGAAGCGATGAATGCATTGGCACAGATTGAGATGGGCAAGCTGAATTATAGCGGTGCGCTTTCCTACATCGAGCAGGGGCTTTCGATGGAGAGTGTTCCGAACAGGCGCGCGCTGCTGCAGAATCAGATTATCTGCATGGAGTATACCGGAGATTTTGCGGGAGCTTATGAGGTGATGACCGCTTATACAGCCGCGTACCCTGATGATGCGGAGGCACTGCGCGAATACACATTCTTAAAAAGCCGGGTGGATACGCCGGCGGGCACAGAAGTGCAGGGCGAGGTAGTCGTGACGGAGGATATCGGAACAGCAGAAGCAGACAGCGGAACGGACGGAACAGACGGTGCAGATGGAACCGACAGCGGAGCCGATGCCGGAACAGACGGAAGCGGAGACAGCGGACAGTAGAAAAGGAGCAGCATGGCAGAAATTATTGAATTGGAAGATCAGATCGAAAAGGTGATTCTGGTCGGCGTGAGCGAGCAGGATGGGGATGATGCCGAGGACTCTGTGGCAGAGCTGGCGGAGCTTGTCAGGACAGCGGGAGCTGTCGTGGTCGGCACACTGATCCAGAAGAGGGAACTGATGCACCCGGGCACCTATGTGGGCACCGGAAAAGTGGCGGAGATCGCGGCGATGATCGCAGAGCGGGGCGCGACCGGCATCGTCTGTGACGATGAACTTTCACCGGCACAGCTTAAGAACTTAGAGCAGATGTTAGACACCAAGGTGATGGACCGCACGCTGATTATCCTGGATATCTTTGCGGCACGCGCCACGACGAGCGAGGGAAAAATACAGGTGGAACTGGCGCAGTTAAAATACCGCCTCAGCCGTCTGACCGGCCTCGGGCGTTCCATGTCCAGACTCGGCGGCGGAATCGGAACGAGAGGGCCGGGTGAGAAAAAGCTGGAGATGGACAGACGTCTCATCAAAGACCGCATCGCACAGCTGAACCGGGAATTAAAGGAGGTGCGCCAGCACCGCGAGATCACACGCGCGAAGCGCACGAGAAACGGGATGCCTGTGGCGGCGATCGTCGGCTACACGAATGCCGGAAAGTCCACACTGTTGAACCGGCTTACCGACGCCGGGGTGTTAGAGGAGGACAAGCTGTTTGCCACACTTGACCCGACAACGCGCGTCTTAGAACTTCCGGGCAGACAGGAGATTCTTCTGACCGATACGGTCGGTTTTATAAGGAAGCTGCCGCACCATCTGATCGAGGCGTTTAAGAGTACGCTCGAGGAGGCAAAATATGCGGACTACATTCTGCATGTGGTGGATGCTTCCAACCCGCAGCACGAGAAGCAGATGCACATTGTCTATGACACGCTCTATCAGCTGGATATCCGGGAAAAGATGGTCATCACGCTTTTTAACAAGCAGGACGCGGTGACGGAGCGGGAGCCGCTGCATGATCTGAGGGCAGATCATACCCTGGCAGTCTCGGCAAGAGAGGGAACGGGGCTCGACGAGTTAAAAGAACTGCTTGCGGAACTTCTGCGCGAGAACAAAGTTCTGATTGAGCGAACCATCGCCTATGCGGATGCCGGAATCCTGCAGCAGATCAGAAAGCAGGGAGAGCTTTTAGAGGAGGATTACCGCCCGGAGGGGATCTATGTGAAGGCGTATGTGCCGCTGGAATTGTATGGAAAACTGTAGGCGGATATGATAAGATGAACTCATACAATGGAGGAAAAAAAGATGACCATATTGATCAAAAATGGACGCGTAATCAATCCTGCCACCGGAACGGATGAGACACTGGATGTGCTGGTGGAGAACGGGGTTGTGGCCAGAACCGAGAAGAGTATCAAGGAAAAATGCGACCGCGTGATCGATGCGAAGGGCTGCTTTGTCATGCCGGGGTTTATCGACATGCATGTGCATTTAAGAGATCCGGGATTTGAACAGAAGGAGACGATCGAGACAGGCGCAAGGGCAGCAGTGCACGGCGGATTTACGACGATTCTTGCCATGCCGAACACCAAGCCGGTCGTGGATAATCCGGATGTTGTGAACTATGTGCACAACAAAGCAAAGACCGTCGGCGCTGCCAACGTGCTGCAGGTCGGTGCGGTGACGAAGGGACAGCAGGGAAAGGAGCTTTCCGACATCGAGGGCATGGTGAAAGCCGGAATTCCTGCCATCAGTGAGGACGGCAAATCCGTCATGAATGCACAGCTTTACAGAGAGGCGATGGAACTTGCTGCGAAGTACAACATTGCGGTGCTCGCTCACTGCGAGGACATCAATCTTGTCAACGGCGGTGTCATGAATGCGGATGTCAATGCCAGAGAACTTGGACTTGGCGGCATCACGAATTCCGTGGAGGACATCATCATTGCCAGGGACATCATGTTAAGCCGGGATACCGGGGCGAGACTGCACTTGTGCCACTGCTCCACGAAGGATTCTGTCAGCATGGTCAAGCATGCTAAGATGGAGGGAATCCATGTGACGGCAGAGGTGTGCCCGCATCATTTTACACTGACTTCCGATGACATCAGGAAGATCGAGCCGACCGTGGATACGGAGAAAAAAGTGGCGATCGAGGCGGATGCGGACACGAATTACAAGATGAATCCGCCGCTGCGCACGAAGGAGGATGTACAGGCGTTAAAAGAGGGACTGCGGGATGACGTGATGGATGTGATCGCAACCGACCATGCGCCGCACACGTTTGAGGACAAGAATACCTCCATGAAATCCGCACCGTTCGGTATTGTGGGTCTTGAGACCGCCGCATGCTTAACGTACACGGAGCTTGTACTCGGCGGGTATCTGACGCCGATGCAGATGGCGGAGAAGATGAGTTACAATCCGGCGAAGATTATCGGAATCGACAAGGGAGATATTGAGCCTGGAAAGGTCGCAGACATCG
This region includes:
- a CDS encoding dipeptidase, with product MEKMMRYIDMHCDTLGSALAQKTETFLELDRTMVDGLRLQQAEAGAQFFAMFLPQRNDPDWFGLEEMPSAEVLMRKMYDIFCHTMEQYGDRFAAAHNAEELKQNQNEGKISAFLTIENGSLIDGKMDKIREIYDLGVRLVTLTWNDDNCLGHCHSQKPEEMSRGLTGFGKEAVRYMQELGILVDVSHLSDGGFRDVAEASRRSGVPFVASHSNCRALAPATRNLTDAMIRELAECGGVAGLNLEPTFLNEDETDKVSRIERICDHAMHLIDRGGIECVGLGTDFDGISGEFEISDCTKLPLLFDALRKRGLSEDAVEQIAYQNTARVIRDGMR
- a CDS encoding tetratricopeptide repeat protein, with protein sequence MRRRMEINHHRTYRGKAAVFLLVTAALLAGCANERTEDELSYRKIGIESMQSGDYEGALAAFDGALACCTGKITDLEIDICYYKAAAQYAAQDTEGALETYNAMIDYDGKNANAYYLRGCLKLGTGDTDGAKQDFADAVKYNHSDYELYINIYKNLAAYDLAEDGTAYLNDAFSIKGNDAESLAYRGEIYYLLGQYDNAIKELTSAIDAGSAAANLTLAQVYEAQQDTANAQTYYQAYVDAGVADSEAMNALAQIEMGKLNYSGALSYIEQGLSMESVPNRRALLQNQIICMEYTGDFAGAYEVMTAYTAAYPDDAEALREYTFLKSRVDTPAGTEVQGEVVVTEDIGTAEADSGTDGTDGADGTDSGADAGTDGSGDSGQ
- the hflX gene encoding GTPase HflX — encoded protein: MAEIIELEDQIEKVILVGVSEQDGDDAEDSVAELAELVRTAGAVVVGTLIQKRELMHPGTYVGTGKVAEIAAMIAERGATGIVCDDELSPAQLKNLEQMLDTKVMDRTLIILDIFAARATTSEGKIQVELAQLKYRLSRLTGLGRSMSRLGGGIGTRGPGEKKLEMDRRLIKDRIAQLNRELKEVRQHREITRAKRTRNGMPVAAIVGYTNAGKSTLLNRLTDAGVLEEDKLFATLDPTTRVLELPGRQEILLTDTVGFIRKLPHHLIEAFKSTLEEAKYADYILHVVDASNPQHEKQMHIVYDTLYQLDIREKMVITLFNKQDAVTEREPLHDLRADHTLAVSAREGTGLDELKELLAELLRENKVLIERTIAYADAGILQQIRKQGELLEEDYRPEGIYVKAYVPLELYGKL
- a CDS encoding dihydroorotase codes for the protein MTILIKNGRVINPATGTDETLDVLVENGVVARTEKSIKEKCDRVIDAKGCFVMPGFIDMHVHLRDPGFEQKETIETGARAAVHGGFTTILAMPNTKPVVDNPDVVNYVHNKAKTVGAANVLQVGAVTKGQQGKELSDIEGMVKAGIPAISEDGKSVMNAQLYREAMELAAKYNIAVLAHCEDINLVNGGVMNADVNARELGLGGITNSVEDIIIARDIMLSRDTGARLHLCHCSTKDSVSMVKHAKMEGIHVTAEVCPHHFTLTSDDIRKIEPTVDTEKKVAIEADADTNYKMNPPLRTKEDVQALKEGLRDDVMDVIATDHAPHTFEDKNTSMKSAPFGIVGLETAACLTYTELVLGGYLTPMQMAEKMSYNPAKIIGIDKGDIEPGKVADIVIFDPDETYVIDKNTFFSKGRNTPFDGRKVTGKVRMTLVNGQVVYEDKEK